In Devosia sp. 1566, a single genomic region encodes these proteins:
- a CDS encoding sigma-54 dependent transcriptional regulator — protein sequence MALDILIIDDEDDIRELIAGILEDEGFEARQAHDADSGLNEIARRRPSLVFLDIWMQGSRLDGLQLLDVFQSQHPEMPVVMISGHGNVETAVSAIRRGAYDYIEKPFKIDRLLHITQRAMEATRLRNEVAELKERSATKSEMVGSSPALQQVRGLIEKSAPTNSRIFISGPSGVGKGLVARLLHQRSPRADSPFVEINASLYAPEEVPVVLFGRETRDKSGVLKVEVGALEKAHGGTLYLSEVTTLPQATQAALLRTLVENRFNRVGGTQAVPIDVRIIASSSQNVAAQIESGEFRSDLFHRLSIVPLPITPLKERREDVPPLVNVFIEQVCRMHNLQRLAVGDDAMAVLQAQEWPGNARQLRNSIERLLILMKDQQPEDGTISAAMLPSDIGEVLPTVGDTDSSAHLMSLPLRDAREVFERQYLLAQIERFGGNISKTAEFVGMERSALHRKIKSLGL from the coding sequence ATGGCACTCGACATTCTGATCATCGACGACGAAGACGACATCCGCGAACTCATTGCGGGCATCCTTGAGGACGAGGGCTTTGAAGCTCGCCAGGCTCATGACGCCGATAGCGGTCTCAACGAGATCGCCCGCCGGCGGCCCAGCCTCGTTTTCCTCGACATCTGGATGCAGGGCTCGCGGCTCGACGGCTTGCAATTGCTCGATGTCTTCCAGTCCCAGCACCCCGAAATGCCGGTGGTGATGATTTCGGGCCACGGCAATGTCGAAACCGCCGTTTCGGCCATTCGCCGCGGCGCCTATGACTATATCGAAAAGCCGTTCAAGATCGACCGGCTGCTCCATATCACCCAGCGAGCGATGGAAGCGACGCGCCTGCGCAACGAGGTTGCCGAGCTCAAGGAGCGATCGGCCACCAAGAGCGAAATGGTGGGCAGCTCCCCCGCGCTCCAGCAGGTCCGCGGCCTGATCGAGAAATCGGCGCCGACTAATTCGCGCATCTTCATTTCCGGCCCCTCAGGCGTTGGCAAGGGGCTCGTCGCGCGCCTGCTGCATCAACGCAGCCCCCGCGCCGATTCGCCGTTTGTCGAGATCAACGCCTCGCTCTACGCCCCGGAAGAAGTGCCGGTGGTGCTGTTCGGGCGCGAAACCCGCGACAAGTCCGGCGTGCTCAAGGTTGAGGTCGGAGCGCTCGAGAAAGCTCATGGCGGCACGCTGTACCTCTCTGAGGTCACCACGCTGCCGCAAGCCACCCAGGCAGCCTTGCTCCGTACGCTGGTCGAGAACCGCTTTAATCGTGTCGGCGGAACCCAGGCGGTGCCGATCGATGTTCGCATCATCGCCTCGAGCTCGCAGAACGTTGCCGCGCAGATCGAGTCGGGAGAATTCCGCAGCGACCTGTTCCATCGGCTTTCCATCGTGCCCCTGCCAATCACGCCCCTTAAGGAGCGGCGCGAAGACGTGCCGCCGCTGGTCAACGTGTTCATTGAGCAGGTCTGCCGCATGCACAATCTTCAGCGCCTGGCCGTCGGCGACGACGCCATGGCGGTGCTCCAGGCACAGGAATGGCCCGGCAATGCCCGCCAGTTGCGCAACTCGATCGAACGGCTCCTGATTCTGATGAAGGACCAGCAGCCCGAAGACGGCACAATCAGCGCAGCCATGCTGCCGTCTGATATCGGCGAGGTGCTGCCAACCGTAGGGGACACCGACTCGTCGGCCCATCTGATGAGCCTGCCGCTGCGCGATGCGCGCGAAGTGTTCGAGCGGCAGTATCTGCTGGCGCAAATCGAGCGTTTCGGCGGGAACATCTCCAAGACTGCGGAGTTCGTCGGTATGGAGCGCAGTGCTTTGCATCGCAAGATCAAGTCGCTGGGACTCTAA
- the hfq gene encoding RNA chaperone Hfq, protein MPSEKQQNLQDSFLNHVRKQKVPVTIFLVNGVKLQGVITWFDNFCLLLRRDAQSQLVYKHAISTIMPGAPIQLFDPEQNQDSD, encoded by the coding sequence ATGCCCAGTGAAAAGCAGCAGAATCTGCAAGATTCCTTCCTCAATCACGTGCGCAAGCAGAAGGTACCGGTCACCATATTCCTGGTGAACGGCGTCAAACTGCAGGGAGTGATCACCTGGTTTGACAATTTTTGCTTGCTGCTGCGGCGCGATGCGCAGTCGCAGCTCGTTTACAAGCACGCGATATCGACGATTATGCCCGGAGCCCCAATCCAGCTTTTCGATCCGGAGCAGAACCAAGACAGCGACTAA
- a CDS encoding ATP-binding protein, giving the protein MNATLDEFPSTAVLQALPQPIIVCAEDRQITFVNYAAEAFFGASLSVLSRQKLDDLIAFGSPIIGLVDTVATRRAPMTEYRVRVGSSRFGDERIADVFASPISDTDGRIAILIQERTMADKIDRQMVSRGAARSVTGLASMLAHEIKNPLSGIRGAAQLLEQSVASEEIPLARLIREETDRIVNLIDRVEVFGDERPMERDAINIHVILDRVKLLARNGVARGIAFSEEYDPSLPPVLGNRDQLIQVFINLVKNASEALERTQKPEIRLTTAFRPGIRISVTGVSERISLPLEIVIEDNGPGVPPDILPFLFDPFVTTKTNGSGLGLALVAKIVGDHGGVIDCESRPGRTRFRILLPVASGVSQAPSEEVSAP; this is encoded by the coding sequence CTTGATGAGTTCCCGTCCACCGCCGTGCTGCAGGCGTTGCCACAGCCCATCATCGTCTGCGCGGAAGACCGCCAGATCACCTTCGTCAATTACGCCGCCGAGGCGTTTTTCGGCGCTTCGCTCAGCGTTCTCAGCCGCCAAAAGCTTGATGATCTCATTGCCTTCGGCTCGCCCATTATCGGGCTCGTTGATACCGTTGCTACCCGGCGGGCACCGATGACGGAATATCGCGTGCGGGTGGGTTCATCGCGCTTCGGTGACGAGCGCATTGCCGACGTGTTTGCCAGCCCGATTTCCGACACCGATGGCCGCATCGCGATCCTCATCCAGGAGCGCACCATGGCCGACAAGATCGACCGGCAGATGGTTTCGCGCGGTGCCGCCCGTTCGGTCACCGGCCTGGCCTCCATGCTCGCCCATGAGATCAAGAACCCGCTTTCAGGGATCCGAGGTGCCGCGCAGCTTCTGGAACAATCCGTTGCCAGCGAGGAAATTCCGCTCGCCCGACTCATCCGTGAGGAAACCGACCGCATCGTCAACCTGATCGACCGCGTCGAGGTCTTTGGCGACGAGCGGCCGATGGAACGAGACGCTATCAACATTCACGTCATCCTTGATCGGGTGAAGCTGCTCGCGCGCAATGGTGTTGCCCGCGGCATTGCCTTTTCTGAGGAATACGATCCGTCCCTGCCTCCAGTGCTCGGCAATCGCGACCAGCTGATCCAGGTGTTCATCAACCTGGTCAAGAATGCCTCCGAGGCACTGGAGCGCACGCAAAAACCCGAGATAAGGCTCACAACGGCGTTTCGCCCCGGCATTCGCATCAGCGTCACCGGCGTTTCCGAACGTATCTCGCTGCCACTCGAGATCGTGATCGAAGACAATGGCCCGGGAGTCCCTCCCGATATTCTGCCGTTCCTGTTTGATCCATTCGTGACCACCAAGACCAATGGCTCGGGCCTTGGCCTTGCCCTTGTTGCCAAGATCGTCGGTGATCATGGTGGTGTCATCGATTGCGAGAGCCGCCCCGGCCGCACGCGCTTCCGCATTCTCCTTCCGGTCGCCAGTGGCGTTTCTCAAGCGCCATCCGAAGAGGTTTCGGCTCCATGA
- a CDS encoding MipA/OmpV family protein yields the protein MRHDFTSRLKRKALLSALVLSPTVAQAADFDSFGPAATELVAIETSKPDLIFEFGLGVGTAPIYPGSTEYGMTVNPIIRVERLNIPGLIDIGGEKSAGGLRFGPSFAVQGERISSDHEQLLGLDDVDTTYEVGGRVGYEFIFSDVLSTELYGQARYAFGGAEGLVGEVGLDATARLTPQLEVVGGVYASMAGEDYVDTYFGVTAPEAIASGGRLDAYDPGAGVTAVGVKLAARYELFSDTFFNASAEYSRLVADAADSPVVQLGTENQFVVGVGLSRRFSFNY from the coding sequence GTGCGACACGACTTCACAAGCCGCTTGAAGCGCAAGGCATTGCTGAGCGCCCTTGTTCTATCGCCAACAGTCGCCCAGGCGGCCGACTTCGATTCTTTCGGTCCGGCCGCAACCGAGCTCGTGGCGATCGAAACGAGCAAACCTGACCTGATTTTCGAGTTCGGCCTGGGTGTCGGCACTGCCCCAATCTATCCGGGCTCGACCGAGTACGGCATGACGGTCAACCCAATCATTCGCGTTGAGCGTCTCAATATTCCCGGGCTCATTGATATCGGCGGAGAAAAGTCCGCCGGCGGTTTGCGGTTCGGTCCATCCTTTGCAGTGCAAGGGGAACGGATCAGTTCAGACCACGAGCAGCTCCTGGGACTGGACGACGTCGATACGACCTACGAGGTCGGCGGCCGAGTTGGCTACGAGTTCATTTTCAGCGACGTGCTCAGTACAGAGCTATATGGGCAGGCACGCTACGCCTTTGGCGGTGCGGAAGGGCTCGTCGGGGAAGTGGGACTGGACGCGACGGCTCGCCTGACACCGCAGCTTGAGGTTGTGGGCGGCGTATACGCGAGCATGGCGGGCGAGGATTATGTGGACACCTATTTCGGCGTGACGGCGCCAGAGGCCATAGCGAGTGGCGGGCGTTTGGACGCGTATGATCCTGGAGCGGGTGTAACGGCGGTTGGCGTCAAGTTGGCCGCGCGGTACGAATTGTTTTCGGATACTTTTTTCAATGCGAGTGCCGAATATAGCAGGCTGGTGGCCGATGCTGCCGACTCTCCAGTCGTGCAACTGGGTACCGAAAACCAGTTCGTTGTTGGCGTTGGCCTGTCCAGACGATTTTCGTTCAACTATTAG
- the ntrC gene encoding nitrogen regulation protein NR(I) produces the protein MSHVVLLADDDAAIRMVLNQALTRAGYEVRPTGNISTMWNWVSRGEGDILITDVAMPDGNAFEVMPKIKKIRPDLPMIVMSAQNTFMTAIRASEVGAYEYLPKPFDITEVLSVVARGLADAKKPTPAERKAEDPGETMPLVGRSTAMQDIYRALARLMQTDLTVMINGESGTGKELVARALHDFGKRRNGPFVAINMAAIPRDLIEAELFGHEKGAFTGANARSSGRFEQAEGGTLFLDEIGDMPMDAQTRLLRVLQEGEYTMVGGRSAIKTNVRIVAATHRDLSQMIRQGLFREDLFYRLNVVPLRLPPLRERVEDVGDLAAHFLRSAQREGEPPKTITPEAIRLMQNYAWPGNVRELENLVRRLSALYVDENISAEIVQNELNIIDRSPSSAPSGPVDVSMAVETHVGQLLREYEPNLPPAGLYQRVIDKVEAPLIAMALNACGGNQIKAADLLGLNRNTLRKKIRTHSIEIVKHSRRNG, from the coding sequence ATGAGTCACGTTGTTCTGCTTGCCGATGATGATGCCGCCATTCGCATGGTGCTCAACCAGGCCTTGACCCGTGCGGGCTACGAGGTTCGTCCCACGGGCAATATATCCACCATGTGGAACTGGGTCAGCCGCGGGGAAGGGGACATCCTCATCACTGATGTGGCCATGCCCGACGGCAATGCCTTTGAGGTCATGCCCAAGATCAAGAAGATCCGGCCGGACCTGCCCATGATCGTGATGTCGGCCCAGAACACCTTCATGACGGCAATTCGCGCCTCCGAGGTTGGTGCCTACGAATACCTACCCAAGCCGTTCGACATCACCGAAGTCCTGTCGGTTGTCGCACGCGGACTGGCCGATGCCAAAAAGCCCACACCCGCCGAACGCAAGGCGGAAGATCCAGGCGAAACCATGCCGCTGGTGGGCCGCTCCACCGCGATGCAGGACATCTATCGCGCTCTTGCCCGGCTGATGCAGACTGACCTTACCGTCATGATCAACGGCGAAAGCGGCACCGGCAAGGAACTGGTGGCGCGCGCGCTCCACGACTTCGGCAAGCGCCGCAATGGCCCGTTTGTAGCCATCAACATGGCCGCCATTCCCCGCGACCTGATTGAGGCCGAATTGTTCGGCCATGAAAAAGGGGCGTTCACCGGTGCCAATGCGCGCTCTTCTGGCCGCTTCGAGCAGGCCGAAGGGGGCACGCTCTTTCTCGATGAAATCGGCGACATGCCGATGGACGCGCAAACCCGGCTTCTGCGCGTGCTGCAGGAGGGAGAGTACACGATGGTCGGTGGTCGCAGCGCCATCAAGACCAATGTGCGCATCGTCGCCGCCACTCACCGCGACCTCAGCCAGATGATCCGGCAAGGACTGTTCCGCGAGGATTTGTTTTATCGCCTCAATGTCGTGCCGCTTCGGCTGCCGCCGCTGCGCGAGCGGGTGGAGGATGTCGGTGACCTCGCAGCCCACTTCCTGCGCTCGGCCCAACGGGAAGGCGAGCCGCCCAAGACCATCACGCCCGAAGCCATTCGGCTCATGCAGAACTATGCCTGGCCCGGCAATGTGCGCGAGCTGGAAAACCTGGTTCGCCGGCTTTCCGCCCTTTATGTCGACGAGAATATTTCCGCCGAGATCGTCCAGAACGAACTGAACATCATTGATCGCTCCCCCTCGTCAGCCCCCAGCGGTCCTGTCGACGTCTCCATGGCGGTGGAAACCCATGTGGGGCAACTGCTGCGCGAGTACGAGCCCAATCTGCCTCCGGCCGGGCTCTATCAGCGGGTGATCGACAAGGTGGAAGCCCCGCTAATCGCCATGGCGCTCAACGCCTGCGGCGGCAATCAGATCAAGGCCGCGGACCTGCTGGGCCTGAACCGCAACACGCTACGCAAGAAGATCCGCACTCACAGCATCGAAATTGTAAAACACAGCCGACGCAACGGCTGA
- the hflX gene encoding GTPase HflX → MTDHDELDDDLPGGPQAFIDRREVPTRAGLICPDVRGSSSAHTIESRKSEFEGLAGAIRLDIVFSEVLKVREIKPATFLGGGHVETLAQRVKNDDIDLLLVDAALTPIQQRNLEKETGAKVLDRTALILEIFGERAATREGVLQVELAHLNYQKSRLVRSWTHLERQRGSGGLGFMGGPGETQIESDRRQLTDRIVLLEDRLEKVKKTRAQQRRQRDDTPFPIVALVGYTNAGKSSLFNALTGAGVFAENLLFATLDTTVRKLQLPHGREVMISDTVGFVADLPTDLVAAFRATLEEVVDADVILHVRDIANNDHLAQALDVLKVLGDLGVSPETTPVIEVWNKIDLLAPVADGDDPLLASVSPAGKVAAVVQVSAKTGQGLDELKLAVETALADKSRTYHVHVPHSAGSDIGWLHAHSEIISRDEPNEQGSGYVVRVEPRQKAAFLERFNGRIGSVEA, encoded by the coding sequence ATGACCGATCACGACGAGCTAGACGACGACCTGCCAGGCGGACCCCAGGCCTTTATCGACCGGCGCGAGGTACCCACGCGCGCCGGCCTGATTTGCCCCGATGTGCGCGGCAGTTCCTCCGCCCATACCATCGAATCGCGCAAGTCCGAGTTCGAGGGGCTCGCTGGAGCGATTCGGCTCGACATCGTGTTCTCCGAAGTGCTCAAGGTTCGCGAGATCAAGCCGGCCACTTTTCTTGGCGGCGGTCACGTGGAAACGTTGGCGCAGCGCGTCAAGAACGACGATATCGACTTGTTGCTGGTGGATGCGGCGCTGACGCCAATCCAGCAGCGCAATCTCGAAAAAGAAACCGGCGCCAAGGTGCTCGACCGCACCGCGCTGATTCTGGAAATTTTCGGCGAGCGCGCGGCAACCCGCGAAGGCGTGCTGCAGGTGGAACTGGCCCACCTCAACTACCAGAAGAGCCGTCTGGTGCGCTCCTGGACCCACCTTGAGCGTCAGCGCGGCAGCGGCGGCCTGGGCTTCATGGGCGGCCCGGGCGAAACTCAGATCGAAAGCGATCGGCGGCAGCTGACCGACCGCATCGTGCTGCTCGAGGATAGGCTGGAAAAGGTCAAGAAGACGCGCGCCCAGCAGCGGCGGCAGCGCGACGACACCCCGTTCCCCATCGTGGCGCTGGTGGGTTATACCAATGCCGGTAAGTCGAGCCTGTTCAATGCTCTGACCGGGGCAGGGGTGTTTGCCGAGAACCTCCTCTTTGCTACCCTCGACACCACTGTGCGCAAGCTGCAGCTGCCGCATGGGCGCGAGGTGATGATCAGCGATACTGTGGGCTTCGTTGCCGATCTACCCACCGACCTCGTTGCTGCTTTCCGCGCCACCCTTGAAGAAGTGGTGGATGCCGACGTCATTCTCCACGTGCGCGACATCGCCAATAATGACCATCTGGCGCAGGCGCTCGATGTGCTCAAGGTCCTGGGTGACTTGGGCGTTTCGCCCGAAACCACGCCCGTCATCGAAGTGTGGAACAAGATCGATCTGCTGGCACCCGTCGCTGACGGCGATGATCCGCTGCTCGCCTCGGTCAGCCCGGCCGGCAAGGTCGCGGCAGTGGTACAGGTTTCCGCCAAAACCGGGCAGGGACTCGACGAGCTAAAGCTCGCGGTCGAGACGGCGCTCGCCGACAAGAGCCGCACCTATCATGTGCATGTGCCCCACAGCGCCGGCAGCGATATCGGCTGGCTGCATGCCCATTCCGAGATCATCTCGCGCGACGAACCCAATGAGCAAGGCTCGGGCTATGTGGTGCGCGTCGAACCGCGCCAGAAGGCGGCCTTCCTCGAGCGCTTCAATGGCCGGATCGGAAGCGTCGAAGCCTAG
- a CDS encoding rRNA adenine N-6-methyltransferase family protein: protein MSTTDLEIVRRGYARQVTALLGARNERLEAAFAAVPRERFLGSDPWYIVKRAQGFVRLPANDPVYVYQDVLIALDEERGINNGSPSLHASMLDALAPKLGDTVAHIGAGTGYYSAILAELVGATGRVVAVEFDHNLAQQAHSHLADRPNVEVITGDGGDWPREDVEGVYVNFAVERPAEPWIDRLKMGGRLVFPLGVASPAKPNGARFAQGVALRVEKASGLHPASIISPVSFIFAEGAAGTPDPGLVQAFKDGGVELVRSLAWHQEVDPARCWHVGAGWALCYGGVAQGLGPEGSAR, encoded by the coding sequence TTGAGCACCACTGACCTGGAGATCGTTCGGCGTGGCTACGCCCGGCAAGTAACAGCGCTTCTGGGCGCCCGCAACGAGAGGCTCGAAGCGGCTTTTGCCGCTGTGCCACGAGAGCGTTTTCTGGGGAGCGACCCCTGGTATATCGTCAAACGGGCTCAGGGCTTTGTTCGCCTGCCAGCCAACGACCCGGTCTATGTGTATCAGGATGTGCTGATTGCCCTCGACGAAGAGCGAGGCATCAATAACGGTAGCCCGTCTTTGCATGCCAGCATGCTCGACGCCTTGGCTCCCAAGCTTGGCGACACCGTCGCCCATATCGGTGCTGGAACAGGCTATTACAGCGCGATCCTTGCTGAACTGGTGGGAGCAACGGGCCGCGTTGTTGCCGTGGAATTTGATCACAACCTCGCCCAGCAAGCGCACAGCCACCTCGCTGATCGGCCCAATGTCGAGGTCATCACCGGTGATGGGGGCGATTGGCCTCGGGAGGACGTTGAAGGCGTTTATGTCAACTTCGCGGTGGAGCGGCCTGCCGAGCCATGGATCGACCGCCTCAAGATGGGCGGACGCCTGGTATTCCCGCTCGGGGTCGCAAGCCCGGCCAAGCCAAATGGCGCCAGGTTTGCTCAAGGTGTGGCGCTACGGGTCGAAAAGGCAAGCGGGTTGCATCCTGCAAGCATTATCAGCCCGGTCAGCTTTATCTTCGCGGAAGGCGCGGCCGGCACGCCAGACCCCGGTCTCGTCCAGGCATTCAAGGACGGTGGCGTGGAGCTCGTACGAAGCCTGGCCTGGCACCAGGAAGTGGACCCGGCCAGGTGCTGGCACGTTGGGGCTGGGTGGGCGCTTTGTTATGGAGGCGTTGCGCAGGGCTTAGGGCCAGAAGGCAGTGCGAGATGA
- a CDS encoding PAS domain-containing sensor histidine kinase → MTEATSRIIRYKAGRPAKAAAKSRSLFAAAGNGPLRVLGFVVVVASVLMSSLSFLILSGITRIEPSPEVWTAIWIVTGILVLLVIALVVTEATLLVQARLRRQAGAGMQIQMVGMFAFVAAVPAVIVAVVASLALNQGLDQWFSERTRAMVESSRLVARSYMLEHAQVLRDDIIWVAAELEQAHGTFEEDEDRFRRILTALAITRSLPFTSLITGDGETLMRAQIAVQGAYPKLPEGITQGVGEGAPTSIAPGKTNLVGSIVKLRGYDDTFLFVARPVDAEVLEYMRLTDENITEYREYASNRLVLQITFTIMYIGLAVVLLLAALWTGIALANRFVDPIRNLMIASSRVSRGELDVQVPVQEGRGDLRDLSTGFNRMTQQLRSQREALLTANEMNEKRRQFTEAVVEGVSAGIIGLDSFGAVTLVNARACEMLDTDEISLMGKRIEDVMSQLAPILERARSARRGQVRDQIQLGNETDRRTYQVQLTREGSIAESKGYVLTFDDITDLESAQRTSAWADVARRVAHEIKNPLTPIQLSAERLRRRYGAKLEDDRDVFDKCINTIVRQVGDIGRMVDEFSAFARMPEAAPEPADLSDTVRQAVFLESVRLPDLNIITHLPEKAIIAFFDSRLISQTLTNLIKNAVEAFESVPTGPDWEPTITVAAQLEGNFARVTVSDNGKGWPKDNRQRLLEPYMTTREKGTGLGLAIVAKIVEQHGGIVELVDAEPDPSGRVGACVTFTLPLRSPHSFSDNAGSSRQEQWPSQQEEPLMQAAVHT, encoded by the coding sequence TTGACCGAAGCGACAAGCAGGATCATCCGATACAAGGCGGGGCGGCCAGCGAAGGCTGCAGCAAAGTCGCGCTCGCTGTTTGCCGCCGCTGGCAATGGACCGCTCCGCGTTCTGGGCTTTGTGGTCGTAGTGGCATCGGTGCTGATGTCCTCGCTGTCCTTCCTGATTCTGTCTGGCATCACGCGGATCGAGCCATCCCCGGAGGTGTGGACCGCAATCTGGATCGTCACTGGCATCCTCGTGCTGCTGGTGATTGCGCTGGTGGTGACCGAGGCGACCTTGCTGGTGCAGGCGCGCCTGCGCCGTCAGGCAGGCGCCGGCATGCAGATCCAGATGGTTGGCATGTTCGCCTTTGTGGCAGCGGTTCCCGCAGTGATCGTTGCCGTCGTGGCTTCGCTGGCGCTCAACCAGGGGCTCGACCAGTGGTTCTCCGAGCGAACCCGGGCCATGGTAGAAAGCTCGCGGCTCGTAGCCCGCTCCTACATGCTCGAGCATGCTCAGGTGCTGCGGGACGACATCATTTGGGTGGCGGCTGAACTCGAGCAGGCCCATGGCACGTTCGAGGAGGACGAAGACCGCTTCCGACGCATCCTGACTGCCTTAGCCATTACCCGCTCGCTCCCTTTCACCTCCCTGATCACCGGCGACGGTGAAACGCTGATGCGCGCCCAGATTGCGGTCCAAGGCGCTTATCCCAAGCTGCCCGAGGGAATCACCCAAGGCGTGGGGGAGGGGGCTCCGACTTCAATTGCCCCGGGCAAGACCAATCTGGTCGGCTCCATCGTCAAGCTGCGCGGTTACGACGATACTTTCCTGTTCGTCGCCCGGCCGGTTGACGCCGAGGTGCTCGAATATATGCGGCTCACCGACGAGAACATCACCGAGTACCGGGAATACGCCTCCAACCGGCTGGTGCTGCAGATCACCTTTACCATCATGTATATCGGTCTTGCGGTGGTGCTGCTCCTCGCCGCCCTCTGGACCGGCATTGCGCTCGCCAACCGGTTCGTCGACCCAATCCGTAACCTGATGATCGCCTCCTCCCGCGTCAGCCGCGGCGAGTTGGACGTTCAGGTGCCCGTGCAGGAGGGCAGGGGCGATCTGCGTGATCTCTCCACTGGCTTTAACCGCATGACCCAGCAGCTGCGCTCTCAGCGCGAAGCGCTGCTGACGGCCAACGAGATGAACGAGAAGCGTCGGCAGTTCACGGAAGCAGTGGTGGAGGGCGTCTCCGCCGGCATCATCGGCCTCGACTCATTTGGCGCGGTAACTCTCGTGAACGCCCGCGCCTGCGAGATGCTCGACACCGATGAAATCAGCCTGATGGGCAAGCGCATCGAGGATGTGATGAGCCAGCTCGCACCCATCCTGGAGCGAGCCCGTTCGGCGCGTCGCGGCCAGGTTCGTGATCAAATTCAGCTCGGCAACGAAACGGACCGGCGCACCTATCAGGTCCAGCTCACCCGCGAAGGCTCCATCGCCGAATCCAAGGGCTATGTGCTGACCTTTGACGATATCACCGATCTCGAATCGGCTCAGCGCACCAGCGCCTGGGCCGATGTGGCGCGCCGCGTTGCCCACGAGATCAAGAACCCCCTGACCCCCATTCAGCTTTCCGCCGAGCGCCTGCGCCGCCGCTATGGCGCCAAGCTCGAAGATGATCGCGATGTGTTCGACAAGTGCATCAACACCATCGTGCGGCAGGTTGGCGATATCGGTCGGATGGTCGACGAGTTCTCGGCCTTCGCGCGCATGCCAGAAGCGGCGCCCGAACCGGCCGATCTGTCAGATACCGTGCGCCAGGCCGTGTTCCTGGAAAGCGTCCGCTTGCCCGATCTCAACATCATCACGCATCTGCCCGAAAAGGCCATCATTGCCTTCTTTGACAGTCGCCTGATCTCCCAAACGCTCACCAACCTCATCAAGAACGCGGTGGAAGCTTTCGAGTCGGTGCCGACTGGTCCCGATTGGGAGCCCACCATCACGGTCGCGGCGCAACTTGAAGGCAATTTCGCCCGGGTCACCGTTTCTGACAACGGCAAGGGCTGGCCTAAGGACAACCGGCAGCGGCTCCTCGAGCCCTATATGACAACGCGCGAAAAGGGCACGGGGCTGGGCCTCGCCATCGTTGCCAAGATTGTCGAACAGCATGGCGGTATCGTCGAGCTGGTCGACGCCGAACCAGATCCCAGCGGCCGGGTAGGGGCTTGCGTGACCTTCACGCTGCCCCTCCGCTCGCCCCACAGCTTTTCGGATAACGCCGGTTCCTCGCGGCAGGAACAATGGCCATCCCAACAGGAGGAACCGCTCATGCAAGCGGCTGTTCACACCTAA
- the mazG gene encoding nucleoside triphosphate pyrophosphohydrolase, translated as MQPSREISRLIEIMAALRDPVTGCPWDLEQTFATIRHYTIEEAYEVADAVEREDFADLREELGDLLLQPIYQAQLAKEAGHFDIGDVIYAITSKLIRRHPHVFGDLDANDAEAAQSRWEAIKVEERAAKAARKGEQTPSVLDDVPSTLPALARAEKLTKRAAQVGFDWPHYAAVKEKLLEELAEVDSAREMQDQAAVQEEIGDLLFAAANLARQAGVDPEAALRDANSKFSRRFHYVEARCREDGVAVEDAGLDRLDSYWNEIRAADKA; from the coding sequence ATGCAACCCTCGCGCGAAATTTCACGGCTGATCGAGATCATGGCGGCGCTGCGTGATCCGGTGACGGGTTGCCCGTGGGACCTGGAGCAGACCTTTGCCACCATCCGGCACTACACGATCGAGGAAGCCTATGAGGTCGCCGACGCTGTTGAGCGCGAGGACTTTGCTGATCTGCGCGAAGAACTGGGTGATCTGCTGCTGCAGCCGATCTACCAGGCGCAGCTGGCCAAGGAAGCTGGGCACTTCGATATTGGCGATGTGATCTATGCCATCACCAGCAAGCTGATCCGCCGGCATCCGCATGTGTTTGGGGATCTCGATGCCAATGATGCGGAAGCGGCCCAAAGCCGCTGGGAAGCCATCAAGGTCGAGGAACGCGCCGCCAAGGCGGCTCGCAAGGGCGAGCAGACGCCTTCAGTGCTCGATGATGTCCCCTCGACGCTGCCAGCGCTTGCCCGGGCCGAGAAGCTGACCAAGCGTGCGGCTCAGGTTGGCTTTGACTGGCCCCACTATGCAGCGGTCAAGGAGAAGCTGCTGGAAGAGCTGGCTGAAGTCGACAGCGCGCGTGAAATGCAGGACCAAGCCGCGGTGCAGGAGGAAATCGGCGACCTGCTGTTCGCCGCCGCCAATCTGGCCCGTCAAGCCGGCGTTGATCCAGAAGCCGCGCTAAGGGATGCCAACAGCAAGTTTAGCCGGCGCTTTCACTATGTGGAGGCGCGGTGCCGCGAGGACGGCGTTGCTGTCGAGGACGCCGGGCTTGATCGCCTCGACAGCTACTGGAATGAGATCCGTGCGGCGGACAAAGCCTAG